The Streptomyces cyaneogriseus subsp. noncyanogenus region CGGCGGCATCGGCGTCGCCGCGAGCGGCAACATCAACCCCTCCGGCGCGTTCCCCTCCATGTTCGAGCCGGTCCACGGCTCGGCCCCGGACATCGCCGGCCAGGGCAAGGCCGACCCCACCGCCACGGTCCTGTCCGTCGCCCTGCTGCTGCGCCACCTCGGCTACGAGGCCGAGGCCACCCGCATCGAGGAGGCGGTCGCCGCCGACCTCGGCGAGCGCGGCGGCCTGCCCGCGCGCAGCACCTCGCAGATCGGCGACGCGCTCGCGGTACGAGTAGCCGGCTGACCCGCCGCGCTTCCCGTTACCCCTCTCGAAGCCGCCGGGTCCCAAAAGAAGGCGCCCGGCGGCTTTCACCTGTCCCCGCCGGGTGCGACCATCGACCCCTGGGCCGCAGTCACCCCGTTTCATCCGCGGCAGCCCGCGCGCGATAATCGAACGCGGAGCCGCGACATGAGGGAATGCTCGGACGTCCTACCACTGGCCACTGGCCGTACGGGCGTGAGCGCGGCCCGTCACGACAACCGGTGAAGGACATCCATCCATGACGACGCCCACGATCGAGCTCAAGCCCTCCGCCCACCCGTTGCCCGCCGCAGAGCGCGAGGCGATCCTGGCGAACCCCGGGTTCGGCCGCCACTTCACCGACCACATGGTGACGATCAGGTGGGCGGAAGGCCGCGGCTGGCACGACGCGCAGCTCGTTCCGTACGGGCCGATCTCCCTCGACCCCTCCACCCACGTCCTGCACTACGGCCAGGAGATCTTCGAGGGCCTGAAGGCGTACCGCCAGCCCGACGGCTCGGTCGCGCTCTTCCGCCCGGAGGCCAACGCCCGCCGCTTCCGCAACTCCGCCCGCCGCATGGCCATGGCCGAGCTGCCCGAGGAGCTGTTCATCGCGGCGCTGGACGCGCTGCTCACGCAGGACGCCGACTGGGTCCCGCCGCACGGCGGCGAGGAGTCCCTCTACCTGCGCCCGTTCATGTTCGCCTCGGAGACCGGGCTCGGTGTGCACCCGGCCAACGAGTACCTCTTCATGCTGATCGCCTCGCCCTCCGGCGCCTACTTCGCCGGCGGCGTCAAGCCGGTCACCATCTGGGTCTCCGAGGACCACGTCCGCGCCGTGCCGGGCGGCACCGGCGACGCCAAGACCGGCGGCAACTACGCGGCCTCCCTGCTGCCCCAGGCCGAGGCCGCGGCGCACGGCTGCGACCAGGTCGTCTACCTCGACGCGGTCACCCGCACCAAGGTCGAGGAGAGCGGCAGCATGAACATCGCCTTCGTCTACGGCGACCGCATCGTCACCCCGGAGCTGACCGGCTCCATCCTGGAGGGCATCACCCGCGACTCCCTCCTCCAGGTCGCCCGGGACCTCGGCTACACCGCCGAGGAAGGCGTCGTCACCCTCCAGCAGTGGCGCGAGGACGCCGCCTCCGGCGCCCTGACCGAGGTCTTCGCCTGCGGTACCGCCGCGGTGGTCACGCCCATCGGCCACGTCAAGACCAAGAGCGACGGCTGGTCCCACGGCGACGGCACGCCCGGCCCGGTCACCCTGCGCCTGCGCGAGGCGCTGCTCGGCCTCCAGCGCGGTGTCACCGAGGACAAGCACGGCTGGATGCACAAGCTGGGCTGACCCGCACCCCCAGGCCGCCGACGGGGCCGCCGCGGACTTCGCGTCCGCGGCGGCCCCGTCGCGTTTTCCGTACCGGCCCGTGGCGGGCGTCCCTCCCTTCGTTTTGAGCGACATTCAATGTGATGTCAGCCCGACTGTTGCTTCCGTACCCGTCAGGCGCGAAATCAGGTTTAGAGTGTTGCTCTAAAGTGGGAGGTAAGGAGGTGCCCGCGTCATGAGACTGACCCCCACGGAACGCGACCGGCTGCTGCTGTTCGGTGCCGCCGAACTGGCCCGCGCCCGCCGGGCCCGCGGCCTGAGGCTGAACGTGCCCGAGGCGACGGCGCTCATCGCGGACACCGTCTGCGAGGCGGCCCGGGACGGCGCCCGGCTCGCGGAGGCCGTCGAGCGCGCCCGGTCGGTGCTCGGCCCGGACGACGTCCTGCCCGGTGTGGCGGACGTGGTCACCGAGGTGCACGTCGAGGCCGTCTTCGACGACGGTTCCCGGCTGGCGATCGTCTCGGACCCGATCGGCGGCGGCCTCGGGGAGCGGGCGCCGGGCGCGCTGCTGCCGGGCCCGCTGCACGCCGACCCGGAGCCGGCCGTACGGCTGACGGTCACCAACACGGCCGCCGTGCCGGTGTCGGTCACCTCGCACTTCCACTTCTTCGAGGCCAACCCCCGCCTGGACTTCCCGCGGGAGCGCGCCTACGGCATGCGGCTGGCCGTACCGGCCGGCTCCTCCGTGCGCTTCGGGCCGGGCGAGAGCCACGAGGTGGGCCTGGTGCCGATCGGCGGAGAGCGGATCGCCATCGGGTTCGCCGGGCTGGTCGACGGACCGCTGGACGCGCCGGGGGCCAAGGAGGAGGCCCTGCGCCGGGCCGCCGCCTGCGGATATCTCGGAGTCACCCACGTCACGCCGGAAGGGGGCGAGCGATGAGCCGCTCGAAGGGACGGGAGATCAGCGAGTCGATCCACATCGACCCGCACGCCTACGCGGCCACCCACGGCCCCCGGGCCGGCGACCGGGTCCGCCTCGGCGACAGCGGGCTGACCATCCGCGTGGAGTCCGACGCGCAGCGGTACGGCGACGAGTTCCTCGCCGGTTTCGGCAAGACCGCCCGGGACGGACTGCACCTGAAGGCCGCCGCCGTCCGCGAGACCTGCGACGTGGTGATCAGCAACGTCGTGGTGATCGACGCCGTGCAGGGCATCCGCAAGGTCTCCATCGGCATCCGCGAGGGCCGGATCTGCGCGATCGGCCGGGCCGGCAACCCCGACACCCTCGACGGCGTCGACGTCGTCGTCGGCACGGGCACCTCCATCGTGTCCGGCGAGGGCCTCATCGCCACCGCGGGAGCCGTCGACACCCATGTCCACCTGCTGTCGCCGCGCATCATGGAAGCCTCGCTCGCCTCCGGTGTGACCACCATCATCGGCCAGGAGTTCGGGCCGGTGTGGGGCGTCGGCGTCAACTCGCCCTGGGCGCTGAGGCACGCCTTCAACGCCTTCGACGCCTGGCCCGTCAACATCGGCTTCCTGGGGCGGGGTTCGTCCTCCGGCTCCGCGCCCCTCATCGAGGCCCTCGCCGAGGGCGGTGCCTGCGGCTTCAAGGTCCACGAGGACATGGGCGCCCACACCCGGGCCCTGGACACCGCCCTGCGGGTCGCCGAGGAACACGACGTCCAGGTCGCCCTGCACAGCGACGGCCTGAACGAGTGCCTGTCGGTCGAGGACACCCTGCGGGTCCTGGAAGGCCGCACCATCCACGCCTTCCACATCGAGGGCTGCGGCGGCGGACACGTCCCCAACGTGCTGAAGATGGCGGGCGTCCCCAACGTCATCGGCTCCTCGACCAACCCCACCCTGCCGTTCGGCCGGGACGCCGTCGCCGAGCACTACGGCATGATCGTCTCCGTCCACGACCTGAAGACCGACCTGCCGGGCGACGCGGCCATGGCCCGCGACCGCATCCGCGCGGGGACGATGGGCGCCGAGGACGTACTGCACGACCTGGGCGCGATCGGCATCACCTCCTCCGACGCGCAGGGCATGGGCCGGGCCGGCGAGACGGTCCGCCGCACCTTCGCCATGGCCGGGAAGATGAAGGCCGAGCTGGGCCCGGTGCACGGTGACGGCCCGGACGACGACAACGCCCGCGTCCTGCGCTACATCGCCAAGCTGACCATCAACCCCGCCATCGCCCACGGCCTGTCCCACGAGGTCGGCTCGATCGAGGTCGGCAAGCTCGCCGACATCGTGCTGTGGCGCCCGGAGTACTTCGGCGCCAAGCCGCAGCTCGTGCTGAAGTCCGGCTTCCCGGCCTACGGCGTGACCGGCGACCCCAACGCGGCCACCGACACCTGCGAACCCCTCGTACTCGGCCCGCAGTTCGGCGCGCACGGTGCCACGCCCGCCGACATATCCGTCGCCTTCGTCGCCCGGGCCGCCCTCGACCAGGGCGGCGACGGGATGCCGACCCGCCGCCGCCGGGTCGCCGTACACGGCACCCGCGGCATCGGCCCGGCCGACCTGCTGCTGAACACCCGTACCGGAGCGGTCGAGGTCGACCAGCGCACCGGCCTGGTCACCCTCGACGGCGACCCGGTCCGCTCCGACCCGGCCGACTCGGTCTCCCTCAACCGCCTGTACTTCCTCTGAGCGCCCGGCCGCCGCCGCCGAGCGCCCGTCCCGCCCAGCGCCTGTCTTCCGTCAAAGGACCCGCCCCATGACCACCCCCGCCGCCGACGGCTTCCGCATGCCCCCCGAGTGGGCCCCGCACGAGCGCACCTGGATGGCCTGGCCCAGCCCCAACCCCACCTTCGACGACCCCGAGGACCTCGCCGCCTCCCGCGCCGCCTGGGCGTCGGTCGCCCGCGCGATCCGCCGCTTCGAGCCGGTCACCGTGGTGTGCGGCCCCGGCCAGTCGGCCCCGGCCCGCGCCCTGCTCGGCCCGGACGTCGACACCGTCGAACACGACCTCGACGACGCCTGGATGCGCGACATCGGCCCCACGTTCGTCACCGACGGCCGGGAACTGGCCGCCGTCGACTGGACGTTCAACGGCTGGGGCGCCCAGGAGTGGGCCCGCTGGGACCACGACGCGAAGATCGGCGCCCATGTCGCCGGCCTCGCGGGCGCCCGCACCTACGCCTCCCGCCTGGTCAACGAGGGCGGCGGCTTCCACATCGACGGCGAGGGCACGGTCCTGCTCACCGAGACCGTGCAGCTCGGCCCCGAGCGCAACCCCGGCTGGACCAGGGAGCAGGTCGAGGCGGAGATCCACGCCCACCTCGGCACCACCAAGGCGATCTGGCTGCCGCGCGGCCTGACCGCCGACTACCCCCCGTACGGCTACGGCACCCTCGGCCACGTCGACATCGTCGCCGCCTTCGCCCGCCCCGGCGTCGTCGTCGCCCACCACCAGCCGGACCCGGCCCACCCCGACCACGAGGTGACCAAGGAGGCCATCGCCCTGCTGAGGTCCGCCACCGACGCCCGGGGCCGCCGCCTGGAGGTCGTCGAGGTCCCGGCCCCCACCGTCCTGGAGGCCGACGGCCACTGGGCCGACTACTCCTACATCAACCACTACCTCTGCAACGGCGGCGTAGTCCTGTGCGCCTTCGACGACCCGCGCGACGAACTCGCGGCCGGCATCTTCCGGCGGCTCCACCCCGGGCGGACCGTCACTCTGGTCGACGCGCGTACGATCTTCGCCGGCGGTGGAGGCATCCACTGCATCACCCAGCAGCAGCCGAAGGTCTAGGAGCCGCAGATGGCCGGTGCGGCACGGCCGCGCAGGAACGCGCCACCGCGTGAGCAGGTCCTCGCCGCCGCCATGGAGATGATCGCCGAGCGCGGCCTGGAGAAGCTCACCATGGCGGCGCTGGGCCGCGAGGTCGGCATGAGCAGCGGCCACCTGCTCTACTACTTCCACTCCAAGGACGAACTGCTGTTGCAGGCCCTGGAGTGGAGCGAGGGCCGCCTCGGCGCCGAGCGCGGCCGGCTCCTGACCCGCCCGGGCACGGCCCGCCGGCGCCTCGACGCCTACGTCGACCTGTACGTCCCCGACGGCCACCGCGATCCGCACTGGACGCTGTGGCTGGAGGTGTGGAACCGCTCGCAGAACGCCGACGGCGACGCCCGCGACCGCCAGGCCGCCATCGAGGGCGCCTGGCACCGCGATCTGGTCGCCCTGCTCGCCGAGGGCGTCTCCCGCGGGGAGTTCCGCCCCGTCGACCCCGATCGCTACGCGACCCGCCTGCGGGCCCTGCTGGACGGCTTCGCCATCCATGTCGCGATCGGGCTGCGGGGGACGGGCCGGGCCGCTGTGCTCGGCCACGTACGGGAGTTCCTGGACGAGTCCCTGGGCACGGGCGGCTGACCGCGCCGGGCCGTGCGGGCACATGCACGGCGCGAGAGGGGATGCCGTCCCCGGGCGGCCCCGGCCCCGGCCCCGGGCTCCGGCTCCGGCGAGGGAACGGCCCCGTCCGGCCGTCACCTGCGGTGACGTGCCCCTCACCCACGGGTGCTGCTCGCATCCTGAGACGACCGGTGAACGCGGGGGCCGCTTGTGCCAGACTGCCTCCGTGCTCTCGTTCGCCATGATTATTGGCAGCAGGCGCGCCGGTCCGCAGTGACCGCCACGTACGACCAGGTACGGGCGGACACCGTCGTCCTCGACCCGCGCGCAGACCTCTCGCACCCGCGAGGGGTTTTTCGTTTTCCTGGCCCACCCCAAGCCGGGAAGGGAGCGCGAGGGATCATAGGGGCGGTGGAGCCGGTCATTCCGGTAGACCGAGATCCCAAACAGGAGCCATGAAGATCATGACCGCATCCAGCGAGCTCGACGATTCGTTCCACGTCTTCGACACCACGCTGCGCGACGGCGCGCAGCGCGAGGGCATCAACCTCACCGTCGCGGACAAGCTGGCCATCGCACGGCACCTGGACGACTTCGGCGTGGGCTTCATCGAGGGCGGCTGGCCCGGCGCCAACCCGCGGGACACGGAGTTCTTCGCCCGTGCCCGGCAGGAGATCGAGTTCCAGCACGCGCAGCTCGTGGCCTTCGGCTCCACCCGCCGCGCCGGCACCACCGCCGCCGAGGACCCGCAGGTCAAGGCTTTGCTGGAGTCCGGCGCCCCGGTGATCACGCTGGTCGCCAAGTCCCACGACCGGCACGTCGAGCTGGCGCTGCGCACCACCCTGGACGAGAACCTGGAGATGGTCCGCGACACCGTCTCCTTCCTGCGGTCGCAGGGCCGCCGCGTCTTCGTCGACTGCGAGCACTTCTTCGACGGCTACCGCGCCAACCCCGAGTACGCCAAGGCGGTCGTCCGCACGGCCTCGGAGGCGGGCGCGGACGTCGTCATCCTGTGCGACACCAACGGCGGCATGCTCCCGGCGCAGATCCACGCCGTGGTCTCCACGGTCCTCGCCGACACCGGCGCCCGCCTCGGCATCCACGCCCAGGACGACACCGGGTGCGCCGTCGCCAACACCCTCGCCGCGGTCGACGCCGGCGCCACCCACGTCCAGTGCACGGCGAACGGCTACGGCGAGCGCGTCGGCAACGCCAACCTCTTCCCGGTGGTGGCCGCGCTGGAGCTGAAGTACGGCAAGAAGGTCCTGCCCGAGGGGCGGCTGCGCGAGACGACGCGCATCTCGCACGCCATCGCCGAGGTCGTCAACCTCACCCCCTCCACCCACCAGCCCTACGTGGGTGTCTCCGCCTTCGCCCACAAGGCCGGACTGCACGCCTCCGCCATCAAGGTGGACCCCGACCTGTACCAGCACATCGACCCCGAGCTGGTCGGCAACACCATGCGGATGCTGGTCTCCGACATGGCCGGCCGCGCCTCGATCGAGCTGAAGGGCAAGGAGCTCGGCATCGACCTCGGCGGCGACCGGGAACTGGTCGGCCGGGTCGTCGAGCGGGTCAAGGAGCGCGAACTCAAGGGCTACACGTACGAGGCGGCCGACGCCAGCTTCGAACTCCTGCTGCGCACCGAGGCCGAGGGCCGGCCGCTGGAGTACTTCGAGGTGGAGTCCTGGCGCGCGATCGTCGAGGACCGCCCCGACGGCACCCACGCCAACGAGGCCACCGTCAAGCTGTGGGCCAAGGGCGAGCGCATCGTCGCCACGGCCGAGGGCAACGGCCCGGTCAACGCCCTGGACCGCGCCCTGCGCGTCGCCCTGGAGAAGATCTACCCGCAGCTAGCCCGGCTGGAGCTGGTCGACTACAAGGTCCGCATCCTGGAGGGCAAGCACGGTACCCAGTCGACGACCCGGGTCCTCATCTCCACCTCCGACGGACAGGGGGAGTGGTCCACGGTGGGTGTCGGAAACAACGTCATCGCCGCCTCCTGGCAGGCCCTGGAGGACGCCTACACCTACGGGCTGCTGCGGGCCGGGGTGGCGCCGGCCCGGTAGGCGTCCCCGCCGGTCACGGGCGCCGCACCCGGGCAGCGGGGCGGCGCCCGGCCCGGTGCCCCGGGCCTGCGCGAAGGCGCATCACAGACTCATGGGACCGAAGTGACCTGTTCGGGCTGTTTTCGGGTAGTTTCTAGGTATGAAGGCCGCGATAGCCACCCGAGGCCCGACCGGACTGCTGATCGCGCTGACGATCGCCGTCCTGACCGCCGTGGGCGCCCTGGCCGCCCCCTCCGCGGGCGCCGCCCCGCCGCGCGCCGCCACGGCCACCAGCGTCTCGGCCATCGCCGAGGCCCTGCGGGAGCGGCCGGTGTACGTCGATCCGGCCGCCTCCGCGCTGTTGTCGGAGGGTGAGGCACAGGCCCTGGCCGACAAGATCGAGGGCGCGGACAAGCCGCTGTTCGTGGTGGTGCTCCCGGCCGACTACCCCACCGAGAACCTCTTCACCGAGCTGCGCACGGCGACCGGTGTCACCGGCCTGTACGCGATCCGGCTCGGCGACCGCTTCGACGCCCGCGCCGACTCCTCGGTGCTGCCGCGCGCGGCCGTGGGCAACCTCGTCGGCAGTGTGCAGGGCGAAGACGCGCGCACCCAGCTCGACGACTTCACCGACCGCGCCCTGGCCAACATGGGCGGCGGGGCGCCGAGCGGCTGGGACGAGGGGGCGGGCGGCGGAGTCTCCACCACCGCGCTGATCACCGCGGGTGCCGTACTCGTCGTCGGCGGCGCGGGCGTGTACACGCTCTCCCGCCGCAACCGGCGCCGCCACGACCAGGAGCAGCGGGAGGCGCTGGAACGGCTGCGGGTCGTGGTCGACGAGGACATCACCGCCTTCGGCGAGGAGCTGGACCGGCTGGACTTCCATCCGGCCGAGGCGGGCGCCGACGACGCCATGCGCGCGGACTACGCACGCGCCCTGGACGCCTACGAACAGGCCAAGACCCACATGGCCGACGCCGGCAGGCCGGAGGACGTCCGCGCCGTCACCCAGGCCCTGGAGGACGGCCGCTTCTCGCTCGCGCAGCTCGCCGCCCGCCGGGAGGGCCGCCCGCTGCCCGAACGGCGGCCCCCCTGCTTCTTCGACCCGCGGCACGGCCCGTCCGTCGCCGACGTCACCTGGACGCCGCCGGGCGGCGCCACCCGCGAGGTCCCCGTCTGCGCCGCGGACCGGGCCCGCCTGGCCGACGGCCAGGACCCGATGGTCCGCGAGGTGGAGACCGCCTACGGCCGCCGCCCCTACTGGGACGCCGGACCGGCCTACGGCCCCTGGGCCGGCGGCTACTTCGGCGGCGGCATCCTGCCCGGCCTGCTGATGGGCACCGTGCTCGGCAGCATGATGGCCACCCCCACGTACGCCGCGGACTACGGCGCCGGCTACGGCGATTTCGGCGGCGGGTACGAGGGCGGCGACGTCTCCGGCGCCGACTTCGACCCCGGTGACTTCGGCGGCGGCGACTTCGGCGGCGGCGGTGACTTCGGCGGAGGCGGCGGAGGCGACTTCGGCGGCGGATTCTGACCCGGCGGCCGGGCGCGCCGCGTGGCATCCGGTACGGCACGCCCCGCGGGGCGGGGAACGTCCGCCGGGTGCCGGCTACGGCCGGGCGGGAGCGTCGTCCGGTGTCCGGTACGACCCGCATCACCGGGCGGGGAGCGCCCGCCCGGGTGGGCCCGCCGGTCCGGAACGCCCCGCCCGGGTGGGCGCGCGCGTCCGGACCGGCGGGCCCGTGGTGTCAGGCGTCCCGCGGGCCGGGCCGTGCCTGGCCCGGCGACACGGCGACCGCCCGGGAGGGGAGCGCCAGGGCGGCCGTCGCGAGGGCCGCGGCCACCAGCCCGGCGCTGACCCACAGGGGCGACCGGTAGCCGAACCCGGCGCCGATCGCCATCCCGCCGAGCCAGGGCCCCAGCGCCGCGCCCACGTTGAAGGCGGCGGTGGCGAAGCCGCCGGCCAGCGTGGGCGCGCCGGAGGCCGCGTAGAGCGCCTGCGAGATCAGCGTGGAGCCGACCCCGAAGGACAGGGCACCCTGGACCAGGACCAGGGCGAGCAGCAGGACCGGCTCCCCGGCACCGAGCGCGAACAGGCCCCAGCCGGCGCACAGCGCGGCCCCGCCCGCCACCAGCACCGGCCCGGGCCGCCGGTCGGCGAACCGCCCGCCGAGGCTCACCCCGGCCAGCGACCCCGCCCCGAACAGCGCGAGCACCCCCGGCACCCACCGGCCGTCCAGCCCGGCGATCTCGGTGGTCAGGGGCGCGAGATAGGTGAACGTGCAGAAGGTCGCCCCGTTCACCAGGGCGCCCATGAGCAGGGTGACCTGGAGCCGCGGGCCGCGCAGCGACCGCAGTTCGCCGCGGAGCGGGCCGGGCGCGGTGTCGGCGGCGCCGCCCGGCACCGACCGGGCCACCGCCACCACGGCGGGCACCGACAGCAGGACCACCGCCCAGAACGCGGCGCGCCAGCCCCACCACTGGCCGAGCAGCGCCCCCGCGGGCACCCCGACGACGCAGGCCAGGGTGACCCCGCCGAGCAGCATGGAGGTGGCCCGGCCCTTGGCGTCCGGCGGGACCATGGCCGCGGCCGTCACCAGGGCGACGGCGAGGAAACCGGCGTTCGCCAGGGCGCCGATCACGCGCGTGGCGAGCAGGACCGCGAAGCTGTCGGTGAGGGCGCCGGCGACGTGGACGGCGAGGAAGGCGAGCAGGAAGGCCAGCAGGGCGCCCCGCCGGGACCAGCGCCGGCCGAGCCCGGCCATCAGTGGCGCCCCGACCACCATCCCTACGGCGAAGGCGGAGGTCAGCGCCCCCGCGGCCGGGACCGAGACACCCAGGTCCCGGGCGATGTCCGGGATCAGCCCGGACAGCATGAACTCGGACGTTCCCTGGGCGAAGACGGCAAGGCCCAGCAGAACAAGAGCGAACGGCATGAAGAAACTCCGCACCCCGAAGTCGATGGAGAAGACGGCAAGAAGCCGTGGAAGACGGCATGGCGGGCGGCCGTCCGGGGGCGTGAGCGGGTCCGGCGACGGGGCCGGCGGACCGCGGACGTGCGCGAGCGCGCGCCTGGGGCCGGTGTCAGGACCTCACGAGCAGCCACCGGAGAGCCGGTGGCCGGAGTCTGGACGCTTCGGGGCTGTTCACGGCAGGCAGGTTAGCGCGGCCCGGGGTGCGCGAGCCAGGGGATTTCCGGCGGGGCGGCGCGGGCACCGGCCGCGCGGCCGGTGCCCGGTACGCGCCGGGGTGCCGGCCGCGGCCAGGGCGGTGTCCGCGGCCAGGGCGGTATCCGCGTCCTGGCCGCGGCCGGGACCGGCTTCGGGCCCCGGCGGGGGCGGCGGGGACTCACGCCTGCCGGATCGCCGAGATGTCGAAGACGAGCCTGATCTTGTCGGAGACCAGCACGCCACCGGTCTCCAGCGCCGCGTTCCAGGTCAGGCCCCACTCCGAGCGCAGGATCTCCGCCTTGCCCTCGAAGCCGACGCGCTCGTTGCCGAAGGGGTCCCGGGCCGCGCCGTTGAACTCCAGGTCGATGGTGACCGGCCGGGTGGTGCCGAGGATCGTCAGGTCGCCGGTGAGGCGGTAGTCGTCGCCGCCGAGGGCCTCCGCGCTGGTGGAACGGAAGGTCATCGCCGGGAACTCGTCGGTCTTGAAGAAGTCCGCGCTCTTCAGGTGCCCGTCCCGGTCCGCGGAGCCGGTGTCGATGCTGTCCATGACGACGTCGATGGAGGCCGTGGACCGGGCGGGGTCGCCGCCGTCCAGGTGCAGCGAGCCGCTGAACTCCAGGAACTTGCCCTTGACGTTGGTGACCATGGCGTGCCGTGCCACGAAGCCGAGGGTCGAGTGCGCCGGGTCGATCGTGTAGTCGCCGGTGAGCGCCGAGAGGCCGGGGCCGACCACGGGGGACGGGACGGGGGGCGCGGGGGTGGTGGTCCTGCTGCGGCCGAAGATGCCCATGAGGTGCTCCTGAGGGGACGGGGCCGGGTACGGGTGGCCCGGCCGTGCTGTTGTTGAAGCTTCAACGACTTCAACGTGGACGACTGTAGACCCATTCCGTTCAACTTTCAACAGTCTGGCTCGGCCGGCCTCACCGAGGCCCCGCGCAGGGCGGCTGACGGCCGACGGCCGGTTGCCGGGCGGGCCGCGGTGGTACCCATGGGCCATGTCCTCGGTCGCGGTCCTGGTCGAGCCGGTGCGCGGTGGCACGGCGGGCGCCCACGTCAAGTGCTGGGAGCGGTTCGCGCGGAGCGCCGCCCGGCTGCCGCGGGCCGCACCGCCCGGCGACGGCGGCCCTGGTGGGCGGGGTCTCGGGCGGCCGGCGGAGACCGTCGCAGGCAGGCCGGCCGATGGCACTCCCCGTGGCTCGCCGTGACGTGCCCGGTGTCCCGCGCCGACGGCCCCGCGCCGCGCCGGCGGTGGCCGGGTGGACCGACCGGCTGGCGGCGGTCGCTCGGGTCGGCTGGTCCGGTCCGTTCGCCGCCATGCGGCGCCCGGTCGTCGGCCGGGTGCCGGCCCTGAAGCTCGACGCCACGCTCCACCTCGTCCGGGAGGCGCCCCGGGCGTCCACCGCCGCCTGCTGAACCGCTTCGGCCGATCGGCCGCCGCCGCACGGCGGTTCCCTCCGCCCCGCCTGGATGGTAAACGGCATGAACATGACGCCCTCCGTCTCCCCGGTCCCTCCGGACCCCGCCGCACCGTGCCGCCCCGCCGCGCCCGCGGCGCACCGGGCACCCGCCCGGCGGACCGTCCTCCTCGCCGCGGCCCTCGCCGCCGCCCTGACCCCGCTGACCGCGCGCGCCGCCCCGGC contains the following coding sequences:
- a CDS encoding branched-chain amino acid aminotransferase yields the protein MTTPTIELKPSAHPLPAAEREAILANPGFGRHFTDHMVTIRWAEGRGWHDAQLVPYGPISLDPSTHVLHYGQEIFEGLKAYRQPDGSVALFRPEANARRFRNSARRMAMAELPEELFIAALDALLTQDADWVPPHGGEESLYLRPFMFASETGLGVHPANEYLFMLIASPSGAYFAGGVKPVTIWVSEDHVRAVPGGTGDAKTGGNYAASLLPQAEAAAHGCDQVVYLDAVTRTKVEESGSMNIAFVYGDRIVTPELTGSILEGITRDSLLQVARDLGYTAEEGVVTLQQWREDAASGALTEVFACGTAAVVTPIGHVKTKSDGWSHGDGTPGPVTLRLREALLGLQRGVTEDKHGWMHKLG
- the ureA gene encoding urease subunit gamma encodes the protein MRLTPTERDRLLLFGAAELARARRARGLRLNVPEATALIADTVCEAARDGARLAEAVERARSVLGPDDVLPGVADVVTEVHVEAVFDDGSRLAIVSDPIGGGLGERAPGALLPGPLHADPEPAVRLTVTNTAAVPVSVTSHFHFFEANPRLDFPRERAYGMRLAVPAGSSVRFGPGESHEVGLVPIGGERIAIGFAGLVDGPLDAPGAKEEALRRAAACGYLGVTHVTPEGGER
- a CDS encoding urease subunit alpha → MSRSKGREISESIHIDPHAYAATHGPRAGDRVRLGDSGLTIRVESDAQRYGDEFLAGFGKTARDGLHLKAAAVRETCDVVISNVVVIDAVQGIRKVSIGIREGRICAIGRAGNPDTLDGVDVVVGTGTSIVSGEGLIATAGAVDTHVHLLSPRIMEASLASGVTTIIGQEFGPVWGVGVNSPWALRHAFNAFDAWPVNIGFLGRGSSSGSAPLIEALAEGGACGFKVHEDMGAHTRALDTALRVAEEHDVQVALHSDGLNECLSVEDTLRVLEGRTIHAFHIEGCGGGHVPNVLKMAGVPNVIGSSTNPTLPFGRDAVAEHYGMIVSVHDLKTDLPGDAAMARDRIRAGTMGAEDVLHDLGAIGITSSDAQGMGRAGETVRRTFAMAGKMKAELGPVHGDGPDDDNARVLRYIAKLTINPAIAHGLSHEVGSIEVGKLADIVLWRPEYFGAKPQLVLKSGFPAYGVTGDPNAATDTCEPLVLGPQFGAHGATPADISVAFVARAALDQGGDGMPTRRRRVAVHGTRGIGPADLLLNTRTGAVEVDQRTGLVTLDGDPVRSDPADSVSLNRLYFL
- a CDS encoding agmatine deiminase family protein; this encodes MTTPAADGFRMPPEWAPHERTWMAWPSPNPTFDDPEDLAASRAAWASVARAIRRFEPVTVVCGPGQSAPARALLGPDVDTVEHDLDDAWMRDIGPTFVTDGRELAAVDWTFNGWGAQEWARWDHDAKIGAHVAGLAGARTYASRLVNEGGGFHIDGEGTVLLTETVQLGPERNPGWTREQVEAEIHAHLGTTKAIWLPRGLTADYPPYGYGTLGHVDIVAAFARPGVVVAHHQPDPAHPDHEVTKEAIALLRSATDARGRRLEVVEVPAPTVLEADGHWADYSYINHYLCNGGVVLCAFDDPRDELAAGIFRRLHPGRTVTLVDARTIFAGGGGIHCITQQQPKV
- a CDS encoding TetR/AcrR family transcriptional regulator; translated protein: MAGAARPRRNAPPREQVLAAAMEMIAERGLEKLTMAALGREVGMSSGHLLYYFHSKDELLLQALEWSEGRLGAERGRLLTRPGTARRRLDAYVDLYVPDGHRDPHWTLWLEVWNRSQNADGDARDRQAAIEGAWHRDLVALLAEGVSRGEFRPVDPDRYATRLRALLDGFAIHVAIGLRGTGRAAVLGHVREFLDESLGTGG
- the cimA gene encoding citramalate synthase — protein: MTASSELDDSFHVFDTTLRDGAQREGINLTVADKLAIARHLDDFGVGFIEGGWPGANPRDTEFFARARQEIEFQHAQLVAFGSTRRAGTTAAEDPQVKALLESGAPVITLVAKSHDRHVELALRTTLDENLEMVRDTVSFLRSQGRRVFVDCEHFFDGYRANPEYAKAVVRTASEAGADVVILCDTNGGMLPAQIHAVVSTVLADTGARLGIHAQDDTGCAVANTLAAVDAGATHVQCTANGYGERVGNANLFPVVAALELKYGKKVLPEGRLRETTRISHAIAEVVNLTPSTHQPYVGVSAFAHKAGLHASAIKVDPDLYQHIDPELVGNTMRMLVSDMAGRASIELKGKELGIDLGGDRELVGRVVERVKERELKGYTYEAADASFELLLRTEAEGRPLEYFEVESWRAIVEDRPDGTHANEATVKLWAKGERIVATAEGNGPVNALDRALRVALEKIYPQLARLELVDYKVRILEGKHGTQSTTRVLISTSDGQGEWSTVGVGNNVIAASWQALEDAYTYGLLRAGVAPAR
- a CDS encoding Cmx/CmrA family chloramphenicol efflux MFS transporter, with protein sequence MPFALVLLGLAVFAQGTSEFMLSGLIPDIARDLGVSVPAAGALTSAFAVGMVVGAPLMAGLGRRWSRRGALLAFLLAFLAVHVAGALTDSFAVLLATRVIGALANAGFLAVALVTAAAMVPPDAKGRATSMLLGGVTLACVVGVPAGALLGQWWGWRAAFWAVVLLSVPAVVAVARSVPGGAADTAPGPLRGELRSLRGPRLQVTLLMGALVNGATFCTFTYLAPLTTEIAGLDGRWVPGVLALFGAGSLAGVSLGGRFADRRPGPVLVAGGAALCAGWGLFALGAGEPVLLLALVLVQGALSFGVGSTLISQALYAASGAPTLAGGFATAAFNVGAALGPWLGGMAIGAGFGYRSPLWVSAGLVAAALATAALALPSRAVAVSPGQARPGPRDA